Genomic segment of Pleurocapsa minor HA4230-MV1:
CGATCCAGAAATAGTGAGTAAAGTAAGGGCGTTAGTTACCCGTGCTGAATTTAAACGCCGTCAAGCACCACCAGGCATTAAGATCACCGATCGCGCCTTTGGTACTGGCTGGCGGATGCCGATCGCTAAAAGATTGCCTATTATATGAACTAGCTATTAGCTATTAGCTCTTAGCTCTTAGCTATCAATACGTAGATCTAATCTAGAACCCAATAATCATGAAAATACTGATGCTGTTCGTGGAACTTATATAATACGCTGCTAGAAAATCTAAAAATCTAAAAACCTGAAAAGCCTATGGCTTATAGCTTATAGCTAAAAATGAATCACTACGATTTTCAATTCACATTAGGCGTATGAATTATCAAAAATCATTAATTAATCAACAAAAGCTAACTCCTTATCTATTTTTGTTCCCCGCGATCGCCTTACTTGGGTTAACAGTATTCTTCCCCGCAATTCAGGCATTTGCCCTCAGTTTTACGCGCTATGAATACGATATAACTCAACCTCCAGAGTGGATCGGCATTGCTAATTTTCAACGGCTTTGGCAAGACGAGGTTTTCTGGCAAACGATTAAAAATACCCTGCTGTATTTAATTGGCGTAGTGCCAATTTTAATTATCTTGCCTTTAGGCTTGGCAATTCTAGTTAATCAAAAACTGCGTGGGATTAATTGGTTTCGCACCGCTTTTTATACCCCTGTCGTAATTTCTATGGTGGTGGCAGGAATCGCTTGGAAAGCTTTTTATACTCAAAATGGTTTATTAAATCAATTTCTTAAACAATTAGGATTTACAGAAGGTATACCCTGGTTAACCGATCCTCAACTAGCTCTTTGGAGTGTGATGCTGGTTACGATCTGGAAAGGCTTGGGATATTATATGGTAATTTATCTAGCTGGCTTACAGTCAATTTCTCCCGAACTTTATGAAGCGGCGGCGATCGATGGTTCAGATGGCTGGCAAAAGCATTTAGATATTACTCTTCCCTTAATGCGTCCCTATTTATTTTTAGTTGGTGTAATCTCTGCCATCTCAGCAACTAAAGTCTTTGAAGAAATATTTATTATGACTCAAGGAGGCCCAGGAAATAGCTCTAAAACCGTTGTTTATTATCTTTATGAACGAGCATTTCAAGATTTAGATATTAGCTATGCTTGCACCATTGGCTTAGTTTTATTTTTAGGTATTTTAGGACTTTCAATTATTAATTTGAAGTTAACGGCAGATAGTAATAAATAGACTTCTTGCAAGAATCATAACTAAATACCTTGTTACGAGGGAAAAGGGCTTGCACCGCTTAGTTTAGTGGAAAGGTTAAAGGTAAAAACATTAATCTGCTATTAATGTAATACCAATTCTATATGAAAATGCATTAAATCAGATTTGATCCCTTTGCGTCTTTGCGTCTTTGCGCGAGACCTACAATCAAAATATTAAGTGCAACCTTAAGAAGAAATGGTATAAGAAATCCAATAAATAATGAAGATTAAAACTATTATTATCTGCTGCTGTTTAATCCTGTTATTTGGATGCAAGAAGCCACCTGAGCCAAAGAACTTGTAT
This window contains:
- a CDS encoding sugar ABC transporter permease, translated to MNYQKSLINQQKLTPYLFLFPAIALLGLTVFFPAIQAFALSFTRYEYDITQPPEWIGIANFQRLWQDEVFWQTIKNTLLYLIGVVPILIILPLGLAILVNQKLRGINWFRTAFYTPVVISMVVAGIAWKAFYTQNGLLNQFLKQLGFTEGIPWLTDPQLALWSVMLVTIWKGLGYYMVIYLAGLQSISPELYEAAAIDGSDGWQKHLDITLPLMRPYLFLVGVISAISATKVFEEIFIMTQGGPGNSSKTVVYYLYERAFQDLDISYACTIGLVLFLGILGLSIINLKLTADSNK